The Sabethes cyaneus chromosome 3, idSabCyanKW18_F2, whole genome shotgun sequence DNA window cgtttcataattgttcataacagattattacctactactatcAACTCTATTCTCAGCAAAACGGTAGTgtcaacaagtactgaaatcagtaaaaaagcaaccgGCCCCTGACGACCATCTAAGGTGAATATCATTAGGACATAAAATTAGCCTGTTGATagcgtaaataaataaatgaaagtgCGCAATTTAAATCGGATCATTATGAGCAGTGAATCGAAAAACATCAACTGAAGACTGTTTTCATGCCGCTACTGGGCTGCAAACAGCGAGTTTGGAAGACGTAAATACCCAGtgattgatgtcttttctcCTTCACCGGGTTTACGATGAAACGTTTGAATGTAGGAGAAGTTTGTTTATGTGCTGTGTGCTGTGTGTGCAAGTGTGCTTGCATGTGAttggttggacattaaaaattgatatttttttgaaacgatgattctactattgatgaagggacggtaagggaaagtaatgaagaaggattttttttccgggaatgaaggggaagggtggaaaggaagggggggggtaataggtagctatgcttaacaagttgtcgttgtgactcctatcttttgtccaatgctggaaggtgtatgggtcgaaccaagctgtaatcagagattataaccggattttgtgcatagtgtcgtcgtcctgaaagtaaaaacacgttagattaaaacttctcggtcggtggtttctacagtaggtcgaggaagaggcacaatttgtgtctaaaaatagaccaacccatgtcgctatggttaataaggggggttgtgcagacttcttttgtccagcgcctctgtggttcaaaggtacacgggtaccagtgagcgacacgccctggcaggtgttgtgggttcaaatccggttataatctctgattacagcttggttcgacccaagcaccttccagcattggacaaaagataggagtcacaacgacaacttgttaagcatagctacctattacccccccccccccccccttcctttccacccttccccttcattcccggaaaaaaaaatccttcttcattactttcccttaccgtcccttcatcaattgtagaatcatcgttttaaaaaaaatattaatatatgcctgaccgcatttcaaggtcatgactaaagtcacgagtttggtcaataaaaattgaaaaattgaatttttcaatccATTTTGACTGTTTAGCAATTGCATAATGGTTACAATCATCACATAATAAAATTTCTGGACATTTTTTCTGTACAACATATTGACGATGAAATTCCATGCAATGCTAAAAATTATTGATGTTTGATTGATCTTTGCGTCAAACGTTTTAGagccattttcatttttattttgcgttTTCAAGTGTTGCCTAGTATACTATACTAAACAAAGACTTTAATGTTAAAAATTAACTATCAaaatcttgattttttttttttttgctttttcagtACTGCGTTCAATGCGGCGTATTTCTAAACCGCCTAAAAAGGCAAAGGATTTTGAACTGTCTGAACTGTCCAAAAAATAgctaaactttttattttttcacagCTGTAaatatgttacatgtaacatctgaacTTTGTGGaaaaaaacaggtcgattagattttttccactcttcctttgtttctcagggtccaagttgataatcctagccttctctagaatcgaacaaatagtgcgttgcgttttcacgacgctgggaggaaatgggttaattaGCCACACCCGTATACTAGTTCTTTGCTTTGTTCTTTGCAAACCTCCGTTATTGCAGATTATTGTAAGATGAAGAGAGATCGTTGAAATGGCAGTCCACTAATTGGATTGCTTGTTAGTTAAAAGTTTTTAATTATTCAAGCCCATTAAGAACAAATACTGATTTGTAAACAAAGTTATATCACATTTATTCAGTAACACTATTTAAATCCAATCATTCAGTGCAAAAGAACTTTTTCTACGCCAACATGTGCTGGAGCAACATAGGCCACCTGTTTGGCCACTGGAACAACGGTCTTAACTACTGACGGTTGCTCCCAACCGTACGCACCAGATCCATAGCTTCCCCATGGCAATCCCCACGTGTTGACCTTCACCGATGGCACAACAGTCTTGGCGATGTTTTGATATCCCCAACCAGCTCCGTAGGTTCCCCATGGTTGACCCCAAGCGGAAACTTTCTCCAGACCACCATAGTGGTTGTCCCATCCGTTGCTGTACAAGCCAGTTGCTGGCCAGGAAGATGTCCAAGACTTAGCATATGGATAGGCAGCCAGTTGGTGGCCATTCCAGTCATTCCATGCATTCCAACCATTATTGTTCCACGAGTTCCATCCAGCAGAATGCGTTGGCCAGTAGGAGTTTGGCACATGGGATGCTTGAGCAGCAACAGCCAGTGTTGCGATCAATATGGCAATAGTGATCTAATGATTGATTAGAACAATTAATAAATGTTACAACGAACAATCTGATTTATTATACTTTACCTTCATTTTATTTGTTGAAAGAAACAGTTTATTAGTTGAGTAAACAACGGTACCTGAATGATACTGTGGTTAATTGATGTTTAGACTGTGTTTTTATACTTCAATTTTATTTGCTATACGATCGGTTTTACCGTTTGTATTGAATTAGCAATTTTAGTTCCTGCTATCGAGTTATTTTGTTTCCATTCATTCAATGATTTAGTTTTCGACATTATTGTCTACCGTGTACTAAAGGAAACGGCTAATTTAATCAAGCAGAAATTAAACATTCCACAGAGCTAGGTCATCGGTTTGGTTATTTCAGGATGTGACAAACCATCGATAAttaattcaaattgaatttcctttaaaagaaaatttgaacAGATATAAAAAGGAGCGCGTCCGATTTCATCAATCACAGTTCAACTTCAAACACAATTGTTTCAACACTactcaaaaaatttcgaaaatgaaGGTTTGTTAAATTCATTTGCTAGTTAACCAATGTTAAGTTTTCTTTCAAACTAGGTGTTCGTTGCATTGTTGGTTGCCACCCTGGCTGTTGCTGCTCAAGGTTCTTATGTGTCCAACTCATATTGGCCATCGCATTCCGCCGGTTGGAACTCCTGGAACAACGGTTGGAACAGCTGGAATGGCTGGAACGGCTGGAATGATCACCAAGTTGCAGcttacccatatgccaaatcgTGGACCTCTTCCTGGCCAGCAACTGGTTTGTACAGCAACGGATGGGACGGACACTATGGTGGTCTGGAAAAGGTCTCTGCCTGGGGTCAGCCATGGGGAACCTACGGAGCCGGTTGGGGATATCAAAACATCGCCAAGACTGTTGTACCATCGGTGAAGGTTAACTCTTGGGGATTGCCATGGGGAAGCTATGGAGCTGGTGCGTACAGCTGGGGACAACCGGAAGTGGTCAAGACCGTTGTTCCCGTTGCGAAGCAGGTGGCCTATGTGGCCCCAGCACATGTTGGTGTACAAAAGGTGCTCGTGCATTAGGAGTTGAATTTAAATGGTGTAATTTTATTTGATTCCTGAAATGAATAAATGTGATATGTCTTGTGGGTCAGTCAACTGTTTATAAATGAACCGTATGGGGTTGGCGTCAAAGCAGTCAAAGCCAAGATTCCTTTGAAACAAAGTTTcgactgtttttattttttgtaataacATCTCATCGTTCGCCCTTCATATACGGAGAGTCGCAAAAGGCTTTTCAGTGAAACTTGTTTTCATCTCCGGTGGAGCGTTTGTAGGAGTAAAGCAATGCCAATTGTAATTTGTCATTAAGTTATGTGGGTAACTTGGCAAGTTTGCAGAAACTAAGTTTTGAACTTTGACCGTCGTCTGActgcgtttagattggcaacatgtggcaCGCATCATacctttgtggatttcaggtcagcatacgatacagtcaagcgcGAACTATTATGGCAGagaatgcacgagaacggttttccggccgatcaaagctaccctggagcaaaTAACATGCGAGTTTCAGGGCCACTCTAGAGTCCTTTCAAATCTCGCAGAGGGTTGCAGCTCGGGGATCGACTATCCTGTACGTCATTTGACATCGCTATTAAAGATGTTATCCAGCGAGTGCGCAttaaaacgagaggaacgaggTAAAAAATCTGTACTGAACTGAAAAAATGAAGAACGgaagaaaatagaagaaaagtgagagtaaagaagaaaaaactatgAATTAAATATGGGTaaagacagaaaaaaatgaaaaaaagggctaaaaggagaaaaaggagaaaaacggcgAAAAACCGAGGAAAAGAAAGGGAGAAAATacggaagcaggaaaatgacgaaaagagaattaggaaaaagagagaaaaaaaagaaaaaattgaagaGAGAAAACATTGAAACCGAAGACAAAAGAgataaaagggaaaagaaagacagaacgtgatagaaaagcaagaaaaaaggacataataagaggaaaaacagatGAATACGAAAACTGGGACAGAATTTTAGTTAAAACccgaaagaaaaacgaaaaccaggaccgaaaaaaaataaaacatcgaAATGGGACAGGTAATGAAAAATACGCTTAGCATTGATTTGAAAACGAGGAATAGAGACGAAAAGACAAAGCAAAATACGGACTTAGGAAAAGAGACTGAGCAGGAaaggaataaaaataaacaaacaggaAGAAATAGAAAACAGCAGGCAGAAAAAtggacaaaacgaaaaaaaaattgaaaccaaaagggaaaagaagaatagcgtgagagaaaaaagaaaaccgatagaggaaacaagtaaaaagagaaaaagaaatcaaacgaattataaaaagagttTGCTGGGACAAAAAggaggaaaacggaagaaaaaggtaaaacagaaaagaaaaggaCGAAAACCGAAACAGACGAAgccggaaaacgagaaagaaagaagATAAAGAGATAAagagaaaaggacaaaaactgAACGCGggaaaagagaagagaagaaaggaagagaaagaggtagagaaaataacaaaaatccagtgaaaacacaaaaaaaacaggACTGCAATAGGACAGCAAACGATGAGAACccaaaaaataaaatggaaaacatCCAACAAAATCAAGGAAAACGAGAgtaaaagaggaaacagcgaagaaaagtgCGAGAAAacaccaagaaaacggtactaGCTGAATATACATGGAAAACAGTAAGAGAACAGATAGAAAATAGACAAGAAAATAGGAAGAAAACCGATAAAAAATAATACTGAAAACAGACAGCAAACAGATCAAAATCAGAtagaaaacaaacagaaaaaagatAGGAAACACACAGAAAAACAAACTGAAATCAGATAAAAAACAGACAGAAGACGAAGAGAAAACATACATAAAACAGACAAAGAACAGGcagaaaacaaacagaaaatgaACAGAAATCAGACAGAATAGGGATAGAAAAAGACAGTAAATAGACTGCAAATAGACAGAAAACATACAGAATATgactaaaaacaaacaaaaacataaaAGGAACAGACGGAAAACAGATAGAAAACAGACAGAAAATAAAACCGAAGTAGAATACGAAtacgaaatctaaaatcaaataaaacggaaaactttccaattaaattctactatttatatttattcgtgacagatacgtatttcgcctatgacttgcTTGCTTCAtcagtgttcgaaaacagactgaAACAGacaaagcctgcaagtcgtaggcgaaatacgtatctgtcatgaagtagaatttatttgaatagttttcttttttatttaatttcatgaAAGCAGACAGAAATTAGAAAGAAAGCAGACCGAAAACATAAAGGGAACATacagaaaaaggcaaaaaacaaacagaaaactgATAGAAAATACACAAAAAACAGACAGAAGTTAGATAGAAATCAGACTGAAAACAGGTTAAAAGCAGGCAAAAAAACAAGACAGAGAAcacaaaaacggaacaaaaagtggaaagcgGGACTGGAATAGAAATAGAACGGAGCGGAATCCATTGAATCCATTTCTGGTTTCTTATTTCTAGTTTAATTTCGACTTTGATTTTGAATCCGGTTTCACCCAAAAGTCCGGAGTTTATATTTAAATCGGTcattttatattaattaataACAGATTCACCGTCCTACgatttttccaggccaaaacattcttcttctgaaaggtcgaaTGTCCCACCTTTTGTTCATGCCTGGGCCCAGGCCAATGTTCATCACACAGAACATATACGGTAAACGGTTTAGAAATATCCGCGAAGCAAAATTTTTCGGGATGATTAATAGCGTTAAACTTTACTCTTACGAAAATCATTGCACTTCCTTCGCATTGTTTATCATAAACCGAACTGTTTTCAGTTAATTTTTAACTATaattttgcagaaaatactCTTCAATCTTCTCAAAATAAGAAAGATTTACGCTCACGCTCATATATTTCATACAGTCAACTTCACGTTCATACAATCAGTCGTTCCTGTGTTTTTTGACAAAAACCTAATGTTTCTTAAGAAACAAACTTCAATGAACACTGGAGATGCAATTttgaaatcataaatcataccCCTAACTCAATTAGCTGGAGCTGAAGCTGGAAACTTATATTAGACCAAAAAATGCTTACAATCTAATGAAATTGATGAAAACATCCGTTTTGTACGTTACGATTGGTAAGATTATTGggcaattttattaaaatttcttGCACTTTGAAAAAACATTATAGTTTTCTTGAATTTTATTTCGTTACCCACTGAAACAAACATGCATGTCTATCTTTTAAAATCGTCATCGTTTGCCCACAACAGTCAAAAGTACATgagtttccttttttctgttttacttgtcttcttcaactctgtcgcggtccaacgtaaatcattttttttttttattaaaggtggaggaacgtttggtgaggaagaatgatagactggatgatattgcgaaacttcaacgtgggaccaaaaatatattgcgtagttcaactactgagtgggactctaacccagcctctttcggtttgcgcccatatgttttgacaattaaactaccAGTACACGTCTCCCTATATTAGATAATTTCACATCTAGTTTTCTATTAAAAGGCAACATCAGAGAATGTTTAGTTTGAAACAGACACTAATAAAATGTGCAAATAAGATGCGTatttgtcagaataataaataaattttaaaattaaatagaattagaaAGCAAAAGAAAGTTTATCTCTCGCAGTTTACGGATACTAATAAGatccaaaaaataaacattagaAAAATTAACAATAGTTTTCGTTCCAAATGTTTTACATCCTATAAAAAAGCACCAGTAATTTCTTCGTGAATAATTTCTATTAAAACGATTGGTTGTAGCACAAATAATCAAACATAAAAATCAAACTCAAATTCCTTTTGTCATAAAAATGAAGggtcatttttatttcaatctTGCTCTGTGTAAATACGAATCTCTAATGGAATTCAGTTTAATGAACTCCATTTTTTTGCATTCGCTCTCAACATGCATTCTTCCTTACTACCTAATGAGTATATCACTTCCCTAGCATAGTTTCATTGCATTGCACAATTGTCATCCTTGGGGGTGGGGGAGGGGGGAGAATCTCTCGCCATCGCCATCGCACGGTTCGTTGGCCAAATTTCGCTAACATTGCTATTCGCAGCGGACTAGAGATCAACTTAGATGGTTCCTGGGGCTGGGGCGagattcagttgctgctgggaAACGGCATGTCCTGGTAGTGGAGCAACGTGAACCGACCCACGGTTGGCAGTGACCGAGGTAGCGCCTGGGACTACTCCTGCGTGATGGGCAACCGATGCGACTGGACCGTGTGGAGCAGCGATGATCGGGGCAGCAGCATGCCAAGGAGCAGCACCATGCCAGGCAGCACCAGCCCATGGAGCAGCACCGTATGGCCATCCAGCGGCGGGCCAGGCGGCGACTGGAACAGCTGCCGGAAGTGCGGCTGCATGGGGCCAACCCCACGGGTAGACTCCGGCTTCCGATACGACGGCCATAGCCAAAATGACTGCAACGACGATGCACTGTGGGAAGAGAAACCGGGAAAACGGTTTAATTTGAATCTTAAATCCTTGAGCTCACTTCGAAGCAGCAATGTCAACTACCTTCATGCTTGCTATTAGAACGTGGAAGTTGGAACTGCTCGCTTGAACGCTAGATCTAATTTTGATGATTATCCGATCGACAGTGTGACTATTTATACCGGACCGAAGTACGCTCTCGAATTCTAGGTTCTACATCCAATCCGTATGGTTTTCCTCTTCGAAAGGCTTTTTTCAGCGTCAGGTAAATAGATCGCACATGCAgcgacagaagaaaaaaaacttatctAACAATAATCATGTAATAGGTGTGCATTCCACCGCACTTCAAGTACGCTCAGGAACGGTGAACTGCAATTAATCGACCGAGCAGCAGAAACGGGTCTCATTCTGGTGCTACACCCTCCATACGTAGGACTGTGAACGGTATGAACTCTCACTCTCACTCtcgttcggtcggtcggtcgtcgtACGTCGGGTTTTCTGTTCCGCTTGTCGTTGTCCTAGCCCTAGCCCAGCGCGCGGAGTGCAGTCAAAACTGCATAAAAAGTGTCTGGGAAAAGACGTTTGCCACTCCGCCAACCGTGACGTGGGGACATTGCCGGACAAGGTACGAAACGATCGGTTGTTCTGAAGCCAACCGACACTAGCTGGAAGTGTTGCTAGGGAAGTCCTTTGGACTTACCATTTTCTTACatataaaaaaatcattacacgtAGAAAGTGTAATGTAAGTCCCagaaataaatgaacaaaaaaagagGTTTTGATTTTTCCGATATCCAAGCGGTTCCTTATAATTGGCAGCCGCAACCGCGAACGCCACCACCGAGAAAACTATTTCAAGTTCACTGATCCATTTTCCGCCTAGATCAAACCGAGCGTTTATTATGCACCAAATCACTGAGCCAACAGCGTGCACCCCCATCCAGCAGCAGGGTTCCCACATGGCGAGCAGCGCAGAACGCCAACTTAAGATATACTTTCAGCGCTCACAGCAGAGACCCTAAGCACCAGGCACAGTCACCGTGCATTATCCATATGTTTGCCTGCCACCTGCCGGTGACCTCACCATTCCTACCGTTTAGTTTAGGTTTAGTTTAGCTCGTCAAATGGAGAGGCAGGCAAAGGGATCGGACTTCGTGAAAAACTTATTCCAATCCAATCCGAATACCGACGCTCTCGGGGTGAATTCGCTATATAAACCTGACCAGGGTGGGTTTTCCGTTCATAATTAATTCAGGTGTTCTACCGCCACTAGCTGCCAAAAAGGCGAACCAAACCAACAGAACAGACCAATCATGAAggtatttcgtttgaattaaCTTTATATTTTGTCGTTTAAGCTGAAAATTATTCGTTTTTCGATCCTCAGTGCATGGTAGCTGCAGTCATCTTGGCTCTGGCCTTCGTCGCTTCGGAAGCTGGAGTTCTGCCACTCGGAGGCTGGCCATATGCCCACTGGGGGGCACCAACTGTGATACAATCGAACGTACTGGCCCATCCCTACGGAGCGCTGTCCCATGCCGCCGTTCATGCCGCCTACCCAGCGCTGCCAGCAGCCGTCGTTGCAGCTCCCGCAGTTCTTCCGCACGGACCCTGGGCTGGTCCAGTGCACGGCCCAGTACACGGTCCAGTTCACGGCCCAGGCTCCGTTGCGCACCACGCCGGAGTGGTTCCGGGTGCTACCTCCGTGACCGCCAACCGTGGTTCAGTGCATGTGGCTCCCCTTCCGGGACATGCCGTGTCCCAGCAGCAGCTTAATCTGGCTCCGGCTCCGGGAACGATTTAAGAGTACCACGGCAAACAACAGCAGGGACAACAGCAGCACACCTGACCTCAGCTAGTCACTGGAACCGAGATATCCAATCATCCCACCAAAAAAGGCGCCGATGTcttcatctctctctctctttcttccCATCGTCTATCAACTATCGATCCAAAAGCAAACTGTCGCAACTAGTTAAGATCCTCTCGATGCGTGTACTTTCTGGCGAGTGAAGAGAATAAATTCGTTTCCATTGTTTCTTTACAAAAAAGAAGGCTTTTATTTCAGACACAAAGCtcatactattgaaaaattcccACTCAATGcaataacaatttttcaatttttcaacctAATTAAAAATACTGTTACTTGAAAGGTTGTCAAACTTATTTATTCAGAACataaatttacaacaatttcgCTTTACCATTTCGGTTGAACAAGAACCTTCTCAACACCAACCTGTACCGGGGCAACGTAAGCCACTTGTTTAGCGACTGGAACGACGGTCTTGACTACTTGCGGTTGTTCCCAGCCGTACGCACCGGAACCATAGCTTCCCCACGGCAGTCCCCAGGAGTTAACCTTCACCGATGGAACAACGGTTTTAGCAACATTTTGATATCCCCAACCGGCACCGTAGGTTCCCCATGGTTGACCCCAGGAGCTGACCTTCTCCACGGCACCATAATAACCACCATTCCATCCGTTATTGTACAAACCAGATGCTGGCCAGGAAGACGTCCACGATTTCGCATATGGGTAAGCAGCCACTTGGTGGCCATTCCAGCTGTTCCAGCCGTTGTTCCATGAGTTCCATTCTGCAGAGTGTGATGGCCAGTAGGTGCTTGGCACGTAAGAACCCTGTGCGGCAATGGCTAGAGTGGCAACCAGCAATGCAACGAAGGTCTGGTgggataaaaaaaatcaaattagtCGTGCTATTGATGAATGACGAAAATATGTTTCA harbors:
- the LOC128743351 gene encoding adult cuticle protein 1-like encodes the protein MKCIVVAVILAMAVVSEAGVYPWGWPHAAALPAAVPVAAWPAAGWPYGAAPWAGAAWHGAAPWHAAAPIIAAPHGPVASVAHHAGVVPGATSVTANRGSVHVAPLPGHAVSQQQLNLAPAPGTI
- the LOC128743590 gene encoding adult cuticle protein 1-like, with the translated sequence MKCMVAAVILALAFVASEAGVLPLGGWPYAHWGAPTVIQSNVLAHPYGALSHAAVHAAYPALPAAVVAAPAVLPHGPWAGPVHGPVHGPVHGPGSVAHHAGVVPGATSVTANRGSVHVAPLPGHAVSQQQLNLAPAPGTI